DNA sequence from the Littorina saxatilis isolate snail1 linkage group LG9, US_GU_Lsax_2.0, whole genome shotgun sequence genome:
TGCATGATTTGCTTTAATTTGTGTGTACAAAGAGGATACTTACTGGATTTCCCCACGCCTCACGTTTATGTGCATGCTTTTAACATCCAGTTTCAGTCGGCTGTGTGTGCAACAAGTAATTCAATACATGCACCCCTTCTTAGTTCTAGTCATATGATGACACAgcaaagggtgtgtgtgtgtgtgtgtgtgatcgctTGAGTTCTAGGCGCGTTATAAGTTGTGTACACgttgctgtttttgtgcaaaGGTCCAAGTCCCTTTGAAACGTGGCTGTAAGTATTTGTGTGTctcaatctgtgtgtgtgtgtgtgtgtgtgtgtgtgtgtgtgtcccagatAGGCATTACCTTTGAACTGCCGTGTCCTTTAGTTTCAAGGCACGTTTTCCTTACTCCTGTTACATTGTAGTTGAGGATGTATTTGATGAGGCACCAGCCATCCCCTGTACATACCCATACATGTatgttttgtgcgtgtgtgtgtgtttgaatgtgtgtgtgtgtgtgtgtgtgtgtgtgtgtctgtgtgtgtctgtgtgtgtgtttgtgtgtgagtgtgtgtttgtgagagaaggagtgaatgtcagagtgtgtgtgtgtatgtgtgagagagagagagagagagagagagagagagagagagagagagagagagggagagagagagagagagagagagagagagagagagagagagagagagagagggagagagagagagagaggggggctgtcatgtttgatatatatgtaccggttgtaacgggtcagttggccAAAACAGTAAACTTTCTGAGTTCTaagttctctgtctctctctctctttctctctctctctctttctctctctctctctttctctctctctctctctctctctctctctctctctctctctctctctctctctctctctctctttatgtgtgTAAGTCTGTGACACTGCTTACCTATCTGTCTGCTTCAttgattttgtgtttgtatgagtGTCCTAACCTATCGGGTGTGTTGACTTTTACTGGTAAGTCCGTAGATTTTACCCTGGCGAAAAACCTAACAATACAAGGTCTCGTGCAGTTGTTTTCAGACGTTTATGTGAGTATAAGATCAAATAAAATCTAATCTACCAAAATTCACTCCGTTAGCTTAATCAAGAAAAATGCAGTGAGACATGATAACGTAGATTTAATTGGATTTGATTAGCGAACGAGAAGAATAAGATTTGATTTGCTTTAATTTGGTCTCGTACATTTATATGTTTGAGCAAACCCTTTATATAAAAAGATATAAGAAACGTTGCGACCAAATTTGCCTACAAAACATGCTTCTGCAAAACGCAAACATGTGCACTTCACTGACTAACTGTCAGACATTACGGAATATTCCATTTATAAAACGTATGAGCGACATCAATTAAAATATTACTTTCTAGCTGTCACTCTTCTTCAATTGTCAATAGATAggttgcttttttttcttgatttatttAAGGGAAAACTCTGTTACTGCATCTGGTACTTGCTAAAATCAGTCCTAATCCTTTCTAAAACAAATCTGTTTCAGTAAAAACTGTAAGGGCAGCAGAAGATTTCTGCAACAGAACAATTGATGCAGACTCCAAAATCATAGCTAGCAAGGATAAACTCGACTGCAATTAACCTTACAGTTGTGAATTCACCCACAGCTGTGAGCAGAATCTCAAGTACTTGTAATACACAGGTACTTGCCACTGAGGTTTTCACGCGGGATAAATTGATAACTTTGTTATTACAATGTCTCAGAATCAATTGTCTCTCGTCCTATTCAATTTTGAACAATGGACAACATAAATGCAAATCTTATTTTCGCTTCCTATTTCCCTTTTTTCAAATTGAAGGTATTCTATACTAGCCATTACACGCAACATCGTCTGGAGTGAACAACAGCAAACTACGAAATGGCTACTGGTGGCAACGACGCTGAGTCTGCAATATGTGCTGTGTGCTTGGACATCTACCGTGACCCTAAGTTCCTGCCGTGCCATCACACGTTCTGTGCCCAGTGTATCACTGACGTCGCTAACCGTCACACGGGGGGTACTTTCCCCTGTCCCTCCTGTCGCGAGCCCACCTCTCTGCCCACAGGGGGAGTGGCCGCCCTGCAGGCCAACTTTTACATCAAGAAACAGTCTGAGAATAATGAGGAGAACAGCGAAGAGATGTGTAAACTCCACAAGAAGAGAGAGCTGGAGTTGTTCTGTGTCAGGTGCCAAGAGGCCATCTGTATCAACTGCAAGATGACCAAACACGAGCAGCACCAGACAGAAGACCTTCACACAGCCATccaacagaaacacaaaaatctACTCACTGACAAGTCTCGCCTGCAGAAAGCAGAGGAAGATCTCAGGGAAAGACTGAAGACAACGAGAGCAGAGCGGCAGGCCGTGCTGGACAAGAAGGCGGCAGTGAAGAAAAACATACGTGACCGACACGCCGTCATGGTGGCCGCTGCCGACAAGTTTAGAGATGAGGCCCTGGACTCGCTTCGTTCTGTCAGCACAGACATTGACAGCGACATTGCCCAGATCCTGGAACAGCAAGAAGGCGACATGGAGAAGCTCCTGGACATTCAGCGACAAGTTGAACGGGCCTGTAACAGCGGAAGATTGAGTGATGTCATCTCTGTTGTCCAGGAGATGAAGACAGGACGCGGCAGTGAGCAAGCTGTTAACAAGCTGACGTCACAGGGGTTAAAAACCGTATATCGACCTGTTCTATGCTTCAAGATCACAGGTGACGTAATGCTGCAGACGACACGTGACTTCATGGGCACGGTGACCAAGATGGAGATGGAGCTTGCAGCGCCTGAAGTGAAGGTGGTGAAGCGGTTCCCGTGTGGGCAGGAGGCTGACATTGAGGTCTTTTCTCTCTGTCATGTTGATAGTGACCCACCTAGTGTGAGGGTGTCGTATGAACGGCGCCAATTGAAAGAAGACGCTCCCGGGGAACTTTACAGTGAGGATGGGGAATACAAGAAAAACGATGATGAGGTCGGTAAAGTGTCAAACAAACGATATGCCAAACAAAACTGTATGAGCCCAGCACCTCGGGCAGGCTACATAGTAACATACTGCAAATCCCCGACGACAGCACAATTCAGACTGGACAACGACTTATCAGGAGAGGCAGAGGTCGACATTGTCACAATAATATCTACAGATCCATTCAAGGCAAAACGTAAAACCGACGTCAGCATCAACGTGGGAGCCCATCGTGCATTCGACGTGGACGACACGGAGCAGTTCTTCGTGGTGGTGGAAGAGCCCCAGCTCCCCGACGTGTGGCGCAAAGTGAAACTGTACCGACGACATGGAGCGGACGCCATCAGCACATACCGCCCACCTGCACATCTCCCTTGCTGCCAGCCGTCCGACGTGTGTTTCTACAGGCTGGGCGGTCAGCACGTGCTGCTGGTGACAGATGAAGAGAACGACGCCATTCACGTGCTGGATGTGAGCGGTGGGTGTCTGAGGTTTGTGCGCTACCTGGCCCCGGGCTGTCCCTGGCTGATCCAACCTACCGCCATCACTGTGGATGTCTCCGCTCGCCTGTGGCTGGCCTGCAGGGGTGGTACCATCATCTGTATGGAGCCCCTTGACAAGTGATACACAGGTATGCATGGCGCTCTTTCTGTGCCCGCCTGCTCGTCTGTTTTTctgcttgtctgcctgtctccctGTATGTCAGCCCGTCTGTCTGCCTTCCCCCTCTGtctttgtatctgtctgtctctctcgttccCACCCTCTCTCggtccctccctttctctctcttggtttttacacccccggtataggggtgtgtataggtttcactggatgtgtttgtttgtttgtttgtttgtgtgtttgtgtgtttgtgttcgcatatagatctcaagaatgaacggaccgatcgtcaccaaacttggtgaacaggttctatacattcctgagacggtccttacaaaaattgggaccagtcaaacacacggttagggagttattggtggattaagattaagagtgacatattaatggtca
Encoded proteins:
- the LOC138976272 gene encoding tripartite motif-containing protein 59-like, which produces MATGGNDAESAICAVCLDIYRDPKFLPCHHTFCAQCITDVANRHTGGTFPCPSCREPTSLPTGGVAALQANFYIKKQSENNEENSEEMCKLHKKRELELFCVRCQEAICINCKMTKHEQHQTEDLHTAIQQKHKNLLTDKSRLQKAEEDLRERLKTTRAERQAVLDKKAAVKKNIRDRHAVMVAAADKFRDEALDSLRSVSTDIDSDIAQILEQQEGDMEKLLDIQRQVERACNSGRLSDVISVVQEMKTGRGSEQAVNKLTSQGLKTVYRPVLCFKITGDVMLQTTRDFMGTVTKMEMELAAPEVKVVKRFPCGQEADIEVFSLCHVDSDPPSVRVSYERRQLKEDAPGELYSEDGEYKKNDDEVGKVSNKRYAKQNCMSPAPRAGYIVTYCKSPTTAQFRLDNDLSGEAEVDIVTIISTDPFKAKRKTDVSINVGAHRAFDVDDTEQFFVVVEEPQLPDVWRKVKLYRRHGADAISTYRPPAHLPCCQPSDVCFYRLGGQHVLLVTDEENDAIHVLDVSGGCLRFVRYLAPGCPWLIQPTAITVDVSARLWLACRGGTIICMEPLDK